Proteins encoded in a region of the Schaalia hyovaginalis genome:
- the gluQRS gene encoding tRNA glutamyl-Q(34) synthetase GluQRS has protein sequence MTERASGERAPLEAGAGRFAPSPTGDFHLGNLRTALLAWIWARRSGRRFLLRIEDIDRVRSGSAERQLADLAEIGIDWDDEPLIQTSRADAHEAALKDLAERGMLFECYCSRRDIREAGSAPHVPPGHYPGTCLDLDEATRERRRAELAAEHRAPALRLRAPAPEWTVFDELYGPYTGPVDHFVLRRADGAPAYNLAVVVDDAHQGIDQVVRGDDLLTQAPGQAALAALLGVTPPTYVHVPLALGPSGERLAKRDGAVRLGELHALGWSTADAIGFIGSSLGVERARSARDLFDALDLGALRALPLKPWIVEAPAAP, from the coding sequence TTGACTGAACGGGCCTCGGGCGAGCGGGCTCCGCTCGAGGCGGGCGCCGGGCGCTTCGCCCCCTCCCCGACCGGGGACTTCCACCTCGGCAACCTCCGAACGGCCCTCCTCGCCTGGATCTGGGCGCGCCGCAGCGGCCGCCGCTTCCTCCTGCGCATCGAGGACATCGACCGGGTCCGCTCCGGCAGTGCCGAGCGTCAGCTCGCCGACCTCGCCGAGATCGGGATCGACTGGGACGATGAGCCCCTCATCCAGACCTCCCGAGCCGATGCCCACGAGGCCGCGCTGAAAGACCTGGCCGAACGCGGGATGCTCTTCGAGTGCTACTGCTCGCGACGCGACATCCGCGAAGCGGGATCCGCGCCCCACGTCCCGCCCGGCCACTATCCCGGCACCTGCTTGGACCTCGATGAGGCGACCCGCGAGCGCCGCCGCGCCGAACTCGCCGCCGAGCACCGCGCACCCGCCCTTCGGCTGCGCGCCCCCGCGCCCGAATGGACCGTCTTCGACGAGCTCTATGGCCCGTACACGGGCCCTGTCGACCATTTCGTCCTGCGTCGCGCCGACGGCGCTCCCGCCTACAACCTCGCGGTCGTCGTCGACGACGCCCACCAGGGCATCGACCAGGTCGTCCGCGGGGACGACCTCCTCACTCAAGCACCCGGACAGGCGGCGCTCGCCGCCCTCCTCGGCGTGACGCCGCCGACCTACGTCCACGTGCCCCTCGCCCTCGGCCCTTCCGGAGAGCGGCTCGCGAAGCGCGACGGCGCCGTGAGGCTCGGCGAGCTCCACGCACTCGGCTGGTCGACCGCGGATGCGATCGGCTTCATCGGCTCGTCCCTCGGCGTCGAGCGCGCCAGGAGCGCCCGGGATCTGTTCGACGCCCTCGACCTTGGGGCCCTGCGGGCCCTTCCTCTCAAGCCTTGGATCGTCGAGGCGCCCGCGGCCCCCTGA
- a CDS encoding thiamine-binding protein: MLFAFSVSPTTSPSADGAVTEAVARAVKIVRESGLPHETTSMFTTIEGEWDEVMPVIKAACDAVAETSPRVSLVLKADLRPGRTDEMHAKLERLDSAIADLD, from the coding sequence ATGCTCTTCGCCTTCTCCGTCTCCCCCACGACTTCCCCTTCCGCCGACGGCGCCGTCACTGAAGCCGTGGCCCGCGCGGTCAAGATCGTGCGCGAATCCGGGCTCCCCCATGAAACGACTTCGATGTTCACCACGATCGAAGGCGAGTGGGACGAGGTCATGCCCGTCATCAAGGCCGCCTGCGATGCCGTCGCCGAGACTTCGCCGCGCGTTTCACTGGTCCTCAAGGCGGATCTGAGGCCCGGGCGCACCGATGAGATGCACGCGAAGCTCGAGCGCCTCGACTCGGCGATCGCGGACCTTGACTGA
- a CDS encoding fluoride efflux transporter FluC, with product MNPLTVFAIALGGALGAVSRWRLDILVRRAVTALAARHRLHGHRDSDDPVRRPAALPLLGIGIVNILGSLLLGAAIRALDPGAELARALIVTGFLGGFTTFSTAVMDCWNLWRAGRRGPALALLLGVWALSLAALSLGAALAGALVRP from the coding sequence ATGAACCCCCTCACCGTGTTCGCGATCGCCCTGGGCGGGGCCCTCGGCGCCGTCTCGCGCTGGAGGCTCGACATCCTCGTCCGTCGGGCCGTGACCGCCCTCGCCGCCCGGCATCGCCTGCACGGGCATCGCGATTCCGACGACCCCGTCCGCCGGCCTGCCGCGCTGCCCCTTCTGGGGATCGGGATCGTCAACATCCTCGGCAGCCTCCTCCTGGGCGCCGCGATTCGCGCGCTCGATCCCGGGGCGGAGCTGGCGCGCGCACTGATCGTGACGGGCTTCCTCGGAGGATTCACGACCTTCTCGACCGCGGTCATGGACTGCTGGAACCTCTGGCGCGCGGGGCGCAGGGGGCCGGCGCTCGCGCTCCTCCTCGGCGTCTGGGCCCTGTCCCTGGCGGCCCTGAGCCTCGGCGCCGCACTCGCGGGAGCGCTCGTCCGGCCCTGA
- the upp gene encoding uracil phosphoribosyltransferase, with amino-acid sequence MRLHVADHPLIAHKLTVLRDRNTPSATFRQLVDELVTLLAYEATRHVSVTERAINTPVAPTIGRKLSEPRPIVVPVLRAGLGMLEGMTRLLPTAEVGFLGMRRDEDTLEIETYANRLPDDLSGRQCFILDPMLATGHTMVAATNYLLERGAKDVTCVCLLAAPEGLKVLEEFIGERAEVSVVVAAVDDHLNEKSYIVPGLGDAGDRLYGIVD; translated from the coding sequence ATGCGCCTTCACGTTGCTGACCACCCGCTCATCGCCCACAAGCTCACCGTCCTGCGGGACCGGAACACCCCTTCCGCGACCTTCCGCCAGCTCGTCGACGAACTCGTCACGCTCCTCGCCTACGAGGCGACCCGTCACGTGTCCGTCACCGAACGGGCCATCAACACCCCGGTCGCCCCGACGATCGGCCGCAAGCTCTCCGAGCCGCGCCCGATCGTCGTACCGGTCCTGCGCGCGGGCCTCGGCATGCTCGAAGGAATGACCCGCCTGCTCCCGACCGCCGAAGTCGGCTTCCTCGGCATGCGCCGCGATGAGGACACCCTCGAGATCGAAACCTACGCGAACCGTTTGCCCGACGATCTGTCCGGCCGCCAGTGCTTCATCCTGGACCCGATGCTCGCCACCGGCCACACGATGGTCGCCGCGACGAACTACCTGCTCGAACGCGGAGCGAAGGACGTCACCTGCGTGTGCCTGCTCGCCGCCCCGGAGGGTCTGAAGGTCCTCGAGGAGTTCATCGGCGAGCGCGCCGAGGTCTCGGTCGTCGTGGCCGCCGTCGACGATCACCTCAACGAGAAGTCGTACATCGTCCCCGGCCTGGGTGACGCGGGCGATCGCCTCTACGGGATCGTCGACTGA
- a CDS encoding sulfurtransferase, which translates to MAISSSPLLSVEVLVALLDLDPEEFPVTGSIPVLIDSSKRPAASGGPHSPVILDVRYPGPGSHVDGRAQYLAGHIPGAVYVSLDEALAAPHQPGRTGRHPIPDLDAFQAAMRLAGVSDERPVVVYDDWFSIAAARAWWLLTWAGHTDVRVLDGGWKAWRDACYPVHTGQVDAVPGDFRAAAGHRPLIDAQGAARISASGVLLDARPANRFRGEDETVDPVAGHIPGARSLPALSLVDESGRFLDSEELVDRFESVGALEAGEVGVYCGSGIQASHVILAAEASGALEGAALYAGSWSDWITDPARPVE; encoded by the coding sequence ATGGCCATTTCGAGCTCACCCCTCCTCTCCGTCGAGGTCCTCGTCGCCCTGCTCGACCTCGACCCCGAGGAATTCCCCGTCACGGGGTCGATTCCCGTGCTCATCGACTCCTCGAAGCGCCCCGCCGCTTCGGGCGGTCCGCATTCACCCGTCATCCTCGACGTCCGCTACCCGGGCCCGGGATCACACGTCGATGGACGGGCCCAGTACCTCGCGGGGCACATCCCGGGAGCCGTCTACGTATCGCTGGATGAGGCGCTCGCCGCACCGCATCAACCGGGGCGAACGGGACGCCACCCCATTCCGGACCTCGATGCCTTCCAAGCCGCCATGCGCCTGGCGGGGGTGAGCGACGAGCGTCCGGTCGTCGTCTACGACGACTGGTTCTCAATCGCCGCCGCTCGCGCCTGGTGGCTCCTCACCTGGGCGGGGCACACGGATGTCCGCGTCCTCGACGGCGGGTGGAAGGCCTGGCGGGACGCCTGCTACCCGGTCCACACCGGGCAGGTCGACGCCGTCCCCGGCGACTTCCGCGCCGCTGCCGGGCACCGCCCCCTGATCGATGCGCAGGGCGCGGCGCGCATCAGCGCGTCGGGCGTGCTCCTCGATGCACGACCGGCCAATCGATTCCGCGGGGAGGACGAGACGGTCGACCCCGTTGCCGGGCACATCCCGGGTGCGCGTTCCCTCCCCGCCCTGTCCCTCGTTGATGAATCCGGGCGATTCCTCGACTCGGAGGAGCTCGTGGACCGATTCGAGAGCGTTGGCGCGCTCGAAGCCGGGGAAGTGGGCGTCTACTGCGGTTCGGGCATCCAGGCGAGTCACGTCATCCTCGCCGCTGAGGCGAGCGGAGCCCTCGAGGGGGCCGCACTGTACGCGGGTTCGTGGAGCGATTGGATCACCGATCCGGCCCGGCCGGTCGAATGA
- a CDS encoding aldo/keto reductase: protein MTSTPELPTPIAQQQFDPMWSAAPDRYEAVGAHYRRCGRSGLDLPMISLGLWHNFGDDHSIGSQREILRTAFDLGITQFDLANNYGVPYGSAEENFGRHMAHDFKPYRDEMIIVSKAGYDMWAGPYGAGGGGRKYILASLDQSLARMGLDYVDIFYSHRFDETTPLEETMGALEQAVRSGKALYAGISSYGPEQTREAVGIARRIGLPLVVHQPRYSMLDRTVEKGLLEVCGELGLGMAVFSPLAQGLLTSKYLGDDRFPKGSRVTEQRYLSPEALSDERIARLRALDALAGERGQTLAQMALSWLLRDERVTTVLVGASSPDQLRDSLGALDRLAFSEDELALIDEHSLPASLV from the coding sequence GTGACGAGCACCCCCGAGCTGCCCACCCCGATCGCCCAGCAGCAATTCGACCCGATGTGGAGCGCAGCCCCCGACCGCTACGAGGCCGTCGGCGCGCACTACCGCAGATGCGGGCGCTCCGGACTCGACCTGCCGATGATCAGCCTCGGACTGTGGCACAACTTCGGCGACGACCACTCGATCGGCTCCCAACGTGAAATCCTGCGAACCGCCTTCGACCTGGGGATCACGCAATTCGACCTCGCGAACAACTACGGCGTGCCCTACGGCTCCGCCGAGGAGAACTTCGGCCGGCACATGGCCCACGATTTCAAGCCCTACCGCGACGAGATGATCATCGTCTCCAAAGCGGGCTACGACATGTGGGCCGGGCCCTACGGGGCGGGCGGCGGCGGGAGGAAGTACATCCTCGCCTCCCTCGACCAATCCCTTGCGCGCATGGGACTCGACTACGTCGACATCTTCTACTCGCACCGATTCGACGAGACGACCCCGCTCGAGGAGACGATGGGAGCGCTCGAGCAGGCGGTCCGCTCCGGCAAGGCCCTCTACGCGGGGATCTCCTCCTACGGGCCCGAGCAGACGCGCGAGGCCGTCGGGATCGCGCGGAGGATCGGCCTGCCCCTCGTCGTCCACCAGCCCCGCTACTCGATGCTCGACCGGACCGTCGAGAAGGGCCTGCTGGAGGTGTGCGGCGAGCTCGGGCTCGGCATGGCGGTCTTCAGCCCGCTCGCCCAGGGCCTCCTCACCTCGAAATACCTCGGCGACGACCGCTTCCCGAAGGGCTCGCGCGTCACCGAGCAGCGCTACCTCTCGCCCGAGGCCCTCTCCGACGAGCGGATCGCCCGCCTGCGCGCGCTGGACGCGCTCGCGGGCGAGCGCGGGCAGACCCTCGCCCAGATGGCGCTCTCCTGGCTGCTCCGCGATGAGCGCGTGACGACGGTGCTCGTCGGCGCCTCCTCGCCCGACCAGTTGAGGGACTCGCTCGGAGCCCTCGATCGCCTCGCCTTCAGCGAGGATGAGCTGGCCCTCATCGACGAGCACTCCTTGCCCGCCTCACTGGTGTGA
- a CDS encoding methionine ABC transporter ATP-binding protein — MIDLNGVRKVYSVKGGNEVVALDNVTLHVERGSIHGIVGQSGAGKSTLIRCLTALEHPSEGEIVVDGLDLARLGGKELREARRRIGMVFQAANLLDARTAAQNIGYPLKLAGVPKDKVKARVEELLELVGLAGRGDSYPSQLSGGQRQRVGIARALADSPSVLLCDEPTSALDTESTRQILELIRSIRESEGVTVLVITHEMAVVREICDSVTLLGHGRVIQTGAVGEVVADATSPLARELVPAPSVDEADLREDATLLDVIFTSTPGVPTGATVLNLAASMGADVTAGTFESIGTVQVGRLALSVPSYHADKIISRLREDDIYAEVRS, encoded by the coding sequence ATGATCGACCTTAACGGAGTGCGGAAGGTGTACTCCGTCAAGGGCGGCAACGAAGTGGTCGCCCTCGACAACGTCACGCTTCACGTGGAGCGCGGCTCGATCCACGGCATCGTCGGACAATCCGGCGCCGGCAAATCGACCCTCATCCGATGCCTCACCGCCCTCGAGCACCCCAGCGAAGGCGAAATCGTCGTCGACGGCCTCGACCTCGCCCGCCTCGGCGGCAAGGAACTGCGCGAAGCCCGCCGTCGCATCGGCATGGTCTTCCAAGCGGCGAACCTCCTCGACGCGCGCACCGCCGCGCAGAACATCGGCTACCCGCTCAAGCTCGCAGGCGTTCCCAAGGACAAGGTCAAGGCCCGCGTCGAGGAACTCCTCGAACTCGTCGGCCTCGCCGGGCGCGGCGACTCCTACCCCTCGCAGCTCTCGGGCGGTCAGCGCCAGCGCGTCGGCATCGCCCGGGCCCTCGCCGACTCGCCCTCGGTCCTCCTGTGCGACGAGCCGACCTCCGCCCTCGACACCGAGTCGACGCGGCAGATCCTCGAACTCATCCGCTCCATCCGCGAATCCGAGGGCGTCACGGTCCTCGTCATCACGCACGAGATGGCCGTGGTCCGCGAGATCTGCGACTCCGTCACCCTCCTCGGGCACGGCCGCGTCATCCAGACCGGCGCCGTCGGCGAAGTGGTCGCCGACGCGACCAGCCCCCTCGCCCGCGAACTCGTCCCCGCGCCCTCCGTCGACGAGGCGGACCTGCGCGAGGACGCGACCCTCCTCGACGTCATCTTCACCTCCACGCCCGGCGTGCCCACGGGGGCGACGGTCCTCAACCTCGCCGCCTCGATGGGCGCCGACGTCACGGCCGGGACCTTCGAATCCATCGGAACGGTCCAAGTCGGCAGGCTCGCGCTCTCCGTCCCGAGCTACCACGCGGACAAGATCATCTCGCGCCTGCGCGAGGACGACATCTACGCGGAGGTGAGATCATGA
- a CDS encoding AIM24 family protein: MTFQIHNFTDNDDITTIAQIGAFSVIEYAKDLSVDTASAQRAFFESQMNVRRKQLVIGLQGGAVMVQAGAMQWTAGRVSANTGVKGAGDFIGKMFRGAVTGESAIKPEYSGTGLVVLEPTTRHILLQDLAQWGGGVVVEDGMFLACDAGVEHKLIARSNLSSAVGGGEGLFNLGLFGSGVVALESAVPAAELIAVDLNEDELHIDGPLAVAWSPSLQFTVERSGRSLIGSMASGEGLVNVFRGTGRVLMSPVAATNLASAAAMSGE; encoded by the coding sequence ATGACCTTCCAGATCCACAACTTCACCGATAACGACGACATCACGACCATCGCCCAGATCGGCGCGTTCTCGGTCATCGAGTACGCGAAGGATCTCTCGGTCGATACCGCGAGCGCGCAGCGCGCCTTCTTCGAATCCCAGATGAATGTGCGCCGCAAGCAGCTGGTCATCGGACTGCAGGGCGGCGCGGTGATGGTTCAAGCCGGGGCGATGCAATGGACGGCCGGGCGCGTGTCCGCGAACACCGGAGTCAAAGGCGCGGGCGACTTCATCGGCAAGATGTTCCGGGGAGCGGTGACCGGCGAATCCGCGATCAAGCCCGAGTATTCCGGCACGGGCCTCGTCGTGCTGGAGCCGACGACGCGGCACATCCTCCTGCAGGACCTTGCCCAGTGGGGCGGCGGAGTCGTCGTCGAGGACGGGATGTTCCTCGCCTGCGATGCGGGTGTCGAGCACAAGCTCATCGCCCGTTCCAACTTGTCCTCGGCCGTCGGCGGCGGGGAGGGGCTCTTCAACCTCGGCCTGTTCGGCTCCGGCGTCGTCGCCCTCGAGTCCGCTGTTCCCGCTGCCGAACTCATCGCCGTCGATCTCAACGAGGATGAGCTCCACATCGACGGCCCGCTGGCGGTGGCGTGGTCGCCGAGCCTGCAATTCACGGTCGAGCGCTCGGGCCGTTCACTCATCGGCTCGATGGCGTCGGGCGAGGGCCTGGTCAACGTCTTCCGCGGCACGGGCCGGGTCCTCATGTCGCCGGTCGCCGCGACGAATCTCGCGTCGGCGGCGGCCATGTCCGGCGAGTGA
- the tadA gene encoding tRNA adenosine(34) deaminase TadA, with amino-acid sequence MSRALFLANRARESGDVPVGAVVVDPLGRVVGTGWNTREGEHDPCGHAEINALREAGRTLKRWNLVGCTLVVTLEPCTMCAGAALAARVDRVVFGAWDPKAGAAGSLRDVLHDSRMNHRVEVIGGVLASEATVQLKAFFEGRRESSSEPSGRSALAAEPVVAPTFERVSSWADEAGAARPTEGKERVADSTHASPDSLLAPATPSDSSAEHPAVSPFPKRSRTQTAKAAAPAISDRGILGIPVRSRSRGTARH; translated from the coding sequence ATGAGCCGCGCGCTCTTCTTAGCCAACCGTGCGAGGGAGTCGGGCGACGTCCCGGTGGGGGCCGTCGTCGTCGATCCGCTGGGTCGGGTCGTCGGTACCGGGTGGAACACGCGCGAGGGCGAGCACGACCCCTGCGGCCATGCGGAGATCAACGCCCTGCGCGAGGCCGGTCGCACCCTCAAGCGCTGGAATCTCGTGGGGTGCACTCTGGTGGTCACTCTTGAGCCCTGCACGATGTGCGCGGGTGCTGCGCTCGCTGCGCGCGTGGACCGCGTCGTCTTCGGCGCGTGGGATCCGAAGGCCGGCGCTGCCGGTTCGCTGCGCGATGTCCTGCATGATTCGCGGATGAATCACCGTGTCGAGGTCATCGGCGGGGTCCTCGCCTCTGAGGCGACGGTCCAGCTCAAGGCCTTCTTCGAGGGCAGGCGCGAGTCCTCGTCCGAGCCGAGCGGGCGTTCCGCCCTCGCGGCCGAGCCCGTCGTCGCGCCGACCTTCGAGCGCGTGTCCTCCTGGGCCGACGAGGCCGGGGCCGCGCGCCCAACCGAGGGGAAGGAGCGAGTCGCCGACTCCACTCACGCCTCTCCTGATTCTCTCCTTGCTCCTGCGACGCCGTCGGACTCTTCGGCCGAGCACCCCGCGGTCTCGCCGTTCCCCAAGCGCAGCCGGACGCAGACGGCGAAGGCTGCGGCGCCCGCGATCTCGGACCGTGGGATCCTGGGGATCCCGGTCAGGAGCCGATCCCGTGGGACCGCGAGGCACTGA
- a CDS encoding MetQ/NlpA family ABC transporter substrate-binding protein produces the protein MRSIRTIVAASAAAILSLGLAACGSSSNSGADSATSSDASSSALVDLKVGASPSPHAKILQYIQDNLAADAGLNLEVVEYTDYILPNTALNDGDLDANFFQTVPYLDAQEAENGFDFTPGKGVHLEPLAVYSNKIKSLDELPAGAKVGIISDVTNQARALKLLADNGLVELPSDGQEANVNNVKILKDFTFTEVEGPQLVRSLDDVDIAVINGNFAQEGGLSQAKDALVVESPENNPAVNVLVWPTKTEKGEAIAKLEELLHSDEVKKFIEDTWADGSVIPAF, from the coding sequence ATGCGTTCCATCCGCACCATCGTCGCCGCCTCCGCCGCGGCCATCCTGTCCCTCGGCCTCGCGGCCTGCGGTTCCTCCTCGAACTCCGGCGCCGATTCCGCGACCTCCTCCGACGCGTCGTCCTCGGCGCTCGTCGATCTCAAGGTCGGCGCCTCGCCCTCGCCGCACGCGAAGATCCTCCAGTACATCCAGGACAATCTCGCCGCCGACGCGGGCCTCAACCTCGAGGTCGTCGAGTACACGGACTACATCCTCCCGAACACCGCCCTCAACGACGGCGACCTCGACGCGAACTTCTTCCAGACCGTGCCCTACCTCGATGCCCAGGAGGCCGAGAACGGCTTCGACTTCACCCCCGGCAAGGGCGTCCACCTCGAGCCCCTCGCGGTCTACTCCAACAAGATCAAGTCCCTCGATGAGCTGCCCGCCGGCGCGAAAGTGGGCATCATCTCCGATGTGACGAACCAGGCCCGCGCCCTCAAGCTCCTCGCGGACAACGGCCTCGTCGAGCTCCCGAGCGACGGCCAGGAGGCGAACGTCAACAACGTGAAGATCCTCAAGGACTTCACCTTCACCGAGGTCGAGGGCCCGCAGCTCGTCCGCTCCCTCGACGACGTCGACATCGCCGTCATCAACGGCAACTTCGCCCAGGAGGGCGGCCTTTCCCAGGCGAAGGACGCGCTGGTCGTCGAGTCGCCCGAGAACAACCCGGCTGTGAACGTCCTCGTGTGGCCGACCAAGACCGAGAAGGGCGAGGCGATCGCCAAGCTCGAGGAGCTCCTCCACTCCGATGAGGTCAAGAAGTTCATCGAGGACACCTGGGCCGACGGTTCCGTCATCCCCGCGTTCTGA
- a CDS encoding methionine ABC transporter permease, with protein MTAFAQTALLGAAPLTSILPGGVNDPKWLDNPALTKQFVPAIIDTLLMMGFATLFTVLIGLPLGLLLVQTGKNGLTPNRPVYETASAIVNVVRSFPFIIGIVVLIPVTRLIVGTSLGWQATVVPLVLLSVPYFARLVESNILAVDPGKIEAAQMMGASNRQIRWGVQVREAAPVLVQSITTLAITLIGYSAMAGAVGGGGLGQMAINYGYNRWQDDVMISTVIAIIIIVQLVQMIGDMISRLVDHR; from the coding sequence ATGACCGCTTTCGCCCAGACCGCCCTCCTCGGAGCCGCGCCCCTGACGAGCATCCTGCCCGGCGGCGTCAACGATCCCAAGTGGCTCGACAACCCGGCGCTCACCAAGCAGTTCGTGCCCGCGATCATCGACACGCTCCTCATGATGGGCTTCGCGACCCTGTTCACGGTCCTCATCGGCCTGCCGCTCGGCCTCCTCCTCGTTCAAACGGGGAAGAACGGCCTCACGCCGAATCGGCCCGTCTACGAGACGGCGTCCGCGATCGTCAACGTCGTCCGCTCCTTCCCCTTCATCATCGGCATCGTCGTCCTCATCCCCGTGACCCGCCTCATCGTCGGGACCTCGCTCGGATGGCAGGCGACCGTCGTCCCGCTCGTCCTCCTGTCCGTCCCCTACTTCGCCCGCCTCGTCGAATCGAACATCCTCGCCGTCGATCCGGGCAAGATCGAAGCGGCGCAGATGATGGGTGCCTCGAACCGGCAGATCCGCTGGGGCGTGCAGGTCCGCGAAGCGGCCCCCGTCCTCGTCCAATCGATCACGACGCTCGCGATCACCCTCATCGGCTACTCCGCGATGGCGGGCGCCGTCGGCGGCGGCGGCCTCGGCCAGATGGCGATCAACTACGGGTACAACCGCTGGCAGGACGACGTCATGATCTCCACGGTCATCGCGATCATCATCATCGTTCAGCTCGTCCAGATGATCGGCGACATGATCAGCCGGCTGGTGGACCACCGCTGA
- a CDS encoding CrcB family protein: MKAGGAERAASTRGTGERIPAWAFVALGGAFGALARGGLDALAAAHPWSLPLPGFLPLMWSTVVVDLVGAFFLGALSAALARRAAPTRGRVNLRFFAATGFAGAFTTYGTLISATRSGMSAAPALGGILAAAAASCLLLIIGVACAGAGWLLLRALLQGDEGDERGGGGR; the protein is encoded by the coding sequence GTGAAGGCGGGAGGCGCTGAGCGCGCGGCATCGACCCGGGGGACTGGGGAGCGCATTCCCGCATGGGCCTTCGTCGCCCTCGGCGGCGCTTTCGGGGCGCTCGCACGCGGCGGACTCGACGCCCTCGCCGCGGCTCACCCGTGGTCGCTCCCGCTGCCGGGATTCCTTCCCCTCATGTGGTCGACCGTCGTCGTCGACCTCGTGGGGGCCTTCTTCCTCGGCGCGCTGTCGGCGGCCCTCGCGCGCCGAGCCGCTCCGACGCGCGGCCGGGTGAATCTCCGCTTCTTCGCGGCCACGGGCTTCGCGGGCGCCTTCACGACCTACGGGACCCTCATCAGTGCGACGCGTTCCGGGATGTCCGCCGCCCCGGCCCTCGGCGGAATCCTCGCCGCCGCTGCCGCCTCCTGCCTGCTTCTCATCATCGGGGTGGCGTGCGCGGGGGCCGGGTGGCTCCTCCTTCGTGCCCTCCTCCAAGGGGACGAGGGCGATGAGCGCGGGGGAGGGGGCCGATGA
- a CDS encoding IS256-like element IS1249 family transposase yields MSKNQPRCHCGGEMKRNGTTSKGTTRWRCKQCGASSVKRRNDITNAAVFTQFIEHCTTAISLDDLAKRNGVSRATMKRRFKWCWLVDVPDPTAGHHKRIYDQVFLDGTYTAGGCLIVAATIDHVIAWHWCKHETTRDYQLLLERIEAPLIAVIDGGQGAYSAIKKCWPTTKIQRCLVHAQRVVRRYTTTNPRTDAGRTIYRLALKLTRITTLDEAAAWGVQLHEFSTIYREWMNEKTMIKDPKTGAWTRVWTHHNVRKAYNSLNHLWRSEMLFVYLNPPAGVLAPERIKSTTNSLEGGINAQLKLLARTHRGRSGERQRRMLDWWLYLKTELPDDPVRIARQSDWGQGQLAKVSTLTQTENQADHETGRPALYDNAIDTDYTHSIGIQKGQI; encoded by the coding sequence ATGTCGAAGAACCAACCACGCTGCCACTGCGGCGGTGAAATGAAACGCAACGGCACCACCAGCAAAGGCACCACCAGATGGCGCTGCAAACAATGCGGCGCCTCCAGCGTCAAACGTCGAAACGACATCACCAACGCGGCAGTGTTCACCCAGTTCATCGAGCATTGCACCACCGCAATATCACTCGACGACCTAGCCAAACGAAACGGTGTTAGCCGCGCCACCATGAAGCGGCGCTTCAAGTGGTGCTGGCTCGTTGATGTGCCTGACCCCACCGCCGGCCACCACAAGCGGATCTACGACCAGGTATTTCTCGATGGCACCTACACCGCCGGTGGCTGCCTGATCGTCGCGGCGACCATCGACCACGTGATCGCCTGGCACTGGTGCAAACACGAAACCACCCGCGACTACCAACTGCTGCTTGAACGCATCGAAGCCCCACTCATCGCCGTCATCGACGGCGGCCAAGGCGCATACAGCGCAATCAAAAAGTGCTGGCCGACTACGAAAATTCAACGCTGCCTCGTCCACGCCCAACGCGTGGTCCGCCGCTACACCACCACCAACCCACGCACCGATGCCGGGCGCACCATCTACCGACTTGCGCTGAAACTGACCCGGATCACCACACTGGATGAAGCCGCCGCGTGGGGTGTGCAACTGCACGAGTTTTCAACGATCTACCGGGAATGGATGAACGAGAAAACCATGATCAAAGACCCCAAAACAGGTGCATGGACCCGCGTGTGGACCCACCACAACGTGCGCAAGGCCTACAACAGCCTCAACCATCTTTGGCGGTCCGAGATGCTGTTTGTCTACCTCAACCCGCCAGCAGGAGTCCTTGCGCCCGAGCGGATCAAATCCACCACCAACAGCTTAGAAGGCGGCATCAACGCCCAGCTCAAACTGCTCGCCAGAACCCACCGCGGCAGATCAGGCGAACGACAACGCCGCATGCTGGATTGGTGGCTCTACTTAAAAACGGAACTGCCTGACGATCCAGTACGAATCGCCAGGCAGTCCGACTGGGGCCAGGGCCAACTCGCCAAAGTATCCACCCTGACCCAAACCGAGAACCAAGCCGACCACGAAACAGGACGCCCAGCCCTCTACGACAACGCTATCGACACCGACTACACCCACTCAATCGGCATTCAAAAAGGCCAAATCTAA